A window of the Canis lupus baileyi chromosome 1, mCanLup2.hap1, whole genome shotgun sequence genome harbors these coding sequences:
- the ZNF606 gene encoding zinc finger protein 606 isoform X2, producing the protein MLETYGHLLSVGNQIAKPEVISLLEQGEEPWSVEQAYPQSTCSEWMRNLESKALIPTQSIFEEEQSHRMKLERYIWDDPWFSRLEVLGCKDQLEMYHMNQSTAMRQMFFMQKQVLSQRGSEFCELGAECSQNLNFVPSQRVSQIEHFYKPDTNAESWQCNSIMYADKITCGSHDYDKAFHQSIQPIQPERIQTEDNLLKCADAVKSFNHFLHFGDHKGMHTGEKLYEYKECHQIFNQSPSFNEHPRLHIGENQYDYKEYENIFYFSSFMEHQKIGTVEKAYKYNEWEKVFGYDSFLTQHTSTYTSEKPYEYNECGTSFIWSSYLIQHKKTHTGEKPYECDKCGKVFRNRSALTKHERTHTGIKPYECNKCGKAFSWNSHLIVHKRIHTGEKPYVCNECGKSFNWNSHLIGHQRTHTGEKPFECTECGKSFSWSSHLIAHMRMHTGEKPFKCDECEKAFRDYSALSKHERTHSGAKPYKCTECGKSFSWSSHLIAHQRTHTGEKPYNCQECGKAFRERSALTKHEIIHSGIKPYECNKCGKSCSQMAHLVRHQRTHTGEKPYECNKCGKSFSQSCHLVAHRRIHTGEKPYKCNQCERSFNCSSHLIAHRRTHTGEKPYRCNECGKAFNESSSLIVHLRNHTGEKPYKCNHCEKAFCKNSSLIIHQRMHSGEKRFICNDCGKAFSGHSALLQHQRNHSEEKL; encoded by the coding sequence AATGGATGAGAAATCTTGAAAGCAAAGCATTGATCCCAACCCAAAGCATTTTTGAAGAAGAACAATCCCATAGGATGAAGTTGGAAAGATACATATGGGATGATCCTTGGTTCTCCAGGTTAGAAGTCTTGGGATGTAAAGACCAATTAGAAATGTATCACATGAACCAGAGTACAGCTATGAGGCAAATGTTCTTCATGCAAAAGCAAGTACTCTCTCAAAGAGGTTCTGAATTCTGTGAACTTGGAGCAGAGTGTAGCCAGAACTTAAATTTTGTTCCATCTCAGAGAGTTTCTCAAATAGAACATTTCTATAAGCCTGATACAAATGCTGAAAGCTGGCAGTGTAATTCAATAATGTATGCAGATAAGATTACCTGTGGAAGTCATGATTATGACAAAGCCTTCCACCAATCCATACAACCTATTCAGCCTGAAAGGATCCAAACTGAAGATAATCTTCTCAAGTGTGCAGATGCTGTTAAATCTTTCAATCATTTTCTACATTTTGGTGATCATAAGGGAATGCATACAGGAGAAAAACTCTATGAATATAAGGAATGCCATCAAATCTTTAACCAGAGCCCTTCATTTAATGAACATCCACGACTTCATATTGGAGAAAACCAGTATGATTACAAAGAATATgagaatatcttttatttctcatcATTTATGGAACATCAAAAAATTGGTACTGTAGAGAAAGCATATAAATACAATGAATGGGAGAAAGTCTTTGGGTATGATTCATTCCTTACTCAACATACAAGCACTTACACCtcagagaaaccctatgaatatAATGAATGTGGGACATCTTTCATCTGGAGCTCTTACCTTATCCAGCATAAGAAaactcatactggagagaaaccctatgaatgtgaTAAATGTGGAAAAGTGTTTAGGAATCGTTCAGCCCTTACTAAACATGAACGGACTCACACTGGAATAAAGCCCTACGAATGTAAcaaatgtggaaaagccttcagcTGGAATTCTCATCTTATTGTACATAAAAGAATTCATACAGGAGAAAAACCTTATgtatgtaatgaatgtgggaaatctttcAACTGGAACTCCCATCTTATTGGACATCAGAGaactcatactggagagaaaccttttGAATGTACTGAATGTGGGAAGTCTTTCAGCTGGAGCTCCCATCTTATTGCCCATATGAGAATGCATACTGGAGAGAAGCCCTTTAAATGTGATGAATGTGAAAAAGCTTTCAGGGATTACTCAGCCCTTAGTAAGCATGAAAGAACTCACTCTGGAGCAAAACCATATAAATGTACGGAATGTGGAAAATCCTTTAGCTGGAGCTCCCATCTTATTGCCCATCAGAGAACTCACACAGGTGAAAAACCCTACAACTGTCAGGAATGTGGCAAAGCATTCAGAGAACGCTCAGCCCTTACTAAACATGAAATAATTCATTCTGGAATCAAGCCTTATGAATGTAATAAATGTGGAAAATCCTGCAGCCAGATGGCTCACCTTGTTAGACATCAAAGGACTCATACTGGAGAAAAGCCCTATGAGTGTAATAAATGTGGAAAATCCTTCAGCCAGAGCTGTCACCTTGTTGCTCATCGGAGAATTCACACTGGtgagaaaccctataaatgtaaTCAATGTGAAAGATCCTTTAACTGTAGCTCTCACCTTATTGCGCATCGGAGaactcatactggagagaaaccatatagatgtaatgaatgtgggaaggcATTTAATGAGAGTTCTTCCCTAATTGTACATCTAAGAAACCATACTGGAGAAAAACCATACAAATGCAATCATTGTGAGAAAGCTTTCTGTAAGAATTCTTCTCTTATTATTCATCAGAGAATGCATAGTGGAGAGAAACGCTTTATATGCAATGACTGTGGAAAAGCCTTTAGTGGTCACTCAGCCCTACTTCAACATCAGAGAAATCATAGTGAAGAGAAACTGTGA